The proteins below come from a single Cannabis sativa cultivar Pink pepper isolate KNU-18-1 chromosome 3, ASM2916894v1, whole genome shotgun sequence genomic window:
- the LOC115710316 gene encoding protein CNGC15b isoform X2, with protein MMDRKIAPKLRSKKPESNNTGRTLRVKELSRVFSEDYEVVEKLVLDPRGPVVSKWNKVFLVACLVSLFVDPLFFYLPTVRKNYCIGISLPLEASLTVIRSLVDAFYIVQISIRFRTAYVAPSSRVFGRGELVIDTRKIASRYLRKHFWLDLVAALPVPQVIIWAALPYLRGSRMINSRNILRLTIILQYLLRLYLIFPLSSEIVKATGLVTETAWAGAAYNLMLYMMASHVLGSCWYLLALERQEHCWTRVCNLEYPICRNWYFDCRIANHNERVEWFKASNISRHCGSGSQLFEFGIYGEALKFRVLSLDFFSKYFYCLWWGLKNLSSLGQNLLTSTIVEEITFAIIVAILGLVLFSLLIGNMQTYLQSTTVRLEEWRIRRTDTEQWMRHRQLPHELKQNVRRYDQYRWIATRGVDEEAILKDLPVDLRRDIKRHLCLDLVRQVPLFDQMDEKTLDAICERLKPSLSTAGTCLVREGDPVNAMLFIIRGHLDSCTTNGGRTGFFNSCRIGPGEFCGEELLTWALDPRPGVVLPSSTRTVKAIAQVEAFALISDDLKFVAAQFRRLHSKQIRQTFRFHSPQWRTWAACFVQAAWFRYKRRKEALELKRMESFISASSSSPSSEDRSRSEESSGSGSTGMGLGVAYKGKLGGSVRSGSKRLGAEFDILSSLKKPVEPDFTDEDDRRRT; from the exons ATGATGGATAGGAAAATTGCACCCAAGCTCAGATCCAAGAAGCCTGAAAGCAACAACACAGGAAGAACTTTGCGAGTAAAAGAACTTTCAAGAGTATTTTCTGAGGATTATGAGGTAGTGGAGAAGTTGGTATTGGATCCACGAGGCCCGGTTGTGAGCAAATGGAACAAAGTTTTCTTAGTAGCATGTTTGGTCTCTCTGTTTGTTGATCCTTTGTTCTTTTACCTGCCAACTGTTAGGAAAAATTATTGCATTGGTATATCCTTACCCCTTGAAGCTTCTCTCACAGTCATTAGGTCACTAGTGGATGCATTCTACATCGTTCAGATTTCCATTCGGTTTAGAACAGCTTATGTTGCTCCTTCCTCTAGAGTATTTGGTAGAGGAGAGCTTGTTATTGACACTAGAAAGATTGCTTCAAGATATCTTCGCAAACATTTTTGGCTTGATCTTGTGGCTGCACTGCCCGTTCCACAG GTGATAATTTGGGCAGCATTACCATATCTGAGAGGTTCAAGAATGATTAATTCGAGAAATATTCTTAGGCTCACCATCATTTTACAGTATCTCCTGCGCCTTTATCTTATTTTTCCACTTTCATCTGAAATTGTCAAGGCCACCGGCCTTGTGACAGAAACAGCATGGGCTGGAGCAGCATATAATCTTATGCTCTACATGATGGCAAGCCAT GTTTTGGGGTCCTGTTGGTATCTCTTAGCATTAGAGCGCCAAGAACATTGTTGGACTCGTGTTTGTAATCTTGAGTATCCAATTTGCCGCAATTGGTATTTTGATTGCCGCATAGCGAATCACAATGAAAGAGTTGAATGGTTCAAGGCAAGCAATATCTCAAGGCATTGTGGCTCAGGTAGTCAATTATTTGAATTTGGTATCTATGGCGAAGCTTTAAAATTTAGAGTTTTGTCATTAGACTTCTTCAGCAAGTATTTCTATTGCCTTTGGTGGGGACTGAAAAATCTAAG CTCTCTAGGCCAGAATCTTCTTACAAGCACTATTGTTGAAGAAATTACTTTTGCCATTATCGTAGCCATTCTAGGATTGGTTCTCTTCTCATTGCTCATAGGGAATATGCAA ACATACCTTCAATCGACAACCGTGAGACTGGAAGAGTGGAGGATCAGGAGAACCGATACAGAGCAATGGATGCGTCACAGGCAGCTACCACACGAGCTAAAGCAGAATGTTCGGAGATACGATCAGTACCGGTGGATCGCAACCAGGGGAGTTGACGAAGAAGCCATTCTCAAAGACCTTCCCGTCGATCTCCGGCGAGATATCAAGCGCCACCTCTGTCTCGATCTAGTTCGACAA GTTCCGCTTTTCGATCAAATGGACGAGAAGACGCTTGACGCGATCTGTGAAAGGCTTAAACCCTCACTTAGTACCGCCGGAACTTGCCTGGTCCGAGAAGGCGATCCTGTCAACGCAATGCTCTTCATTATCCGAGGACATTTGGATTCGTGCACCACAAACGGTGGCCGTACCGGGTTCTTCAACTCGTGCCGGATCGGTCCCGGCGAGTTCTGCGGCGAGGAGCTACTAACTTGGGCGCTTGATCCTCGTCCCGGCGTGGTGCTCCCGTCGTCTACACGTACGGTCAAAGCCATTGCGCAAGTCGAGGCCTTTGCTCTGATCTCCGATGATCTGAAATTCGTGGCGGCTCAATTCCGGCGACTGCACAGCAAACAGATACGGCAAACGTTCAGGTTCCACTCCCCTCAGTGGCGAACATGGGCGGCTTGCTTCGTCCAAGCGGCGTGGTTTCGTTACAAGAGAAGGAAGGAAGCTTTGGAGCTGAAGAGGATGGAGAGTTTCATTTCAGCATCATCGTCGTCGCCTTCGTCGGAGGACAGATCCAGATCGGAGGAGAGTTCCGGCTCGGGAAGCACAGGAATGGGGTTGGGGGTTGCATATAAGGGAAAGCTAGGTGGAAGCGTTAGAAGCGGGAGTAAGAGGTTAGGGGCTGAGTTTGATATTCTCAGCTCGTTGAAAAAGCCAGTTGAGCCAGATTTTACAGATGAAGATGATAGAAGAAGAACTTAA
- the LOC115710316 gene encoding protein CNGC15b isoform X1, translating to MASCTSKYVRFLDDLELPKFKLDKESYIFKLTSMMDRKIAPKLRSKKPESNNTGRTLRVKELSRVFSEDYEVVEKLVLDPRGPVVSKWNKVFLVACLVSLFVDPLFFYLPTVRKNYCIGISLPLEASLTVIRSLVDAFYIVQISIRFRTAYVAPSSRVFGRGELVIDTRKIASRYLRKHFWLDLVAALPVPQVIIWAALPYLRGSRMINSRNILRLTIILQYLLRLYLIFPLSSEIVKATGLVTETAWAGAAYNLMLYMMASHVLGSCWYLLALERQEHCWTRVCNLEYPICRNWYFDCRIANHNERVEWFKASNISRHCGSGSQLFEFGIYGEALKFRVLSLDFFSKYFYCLWWGLKNLSSLGQNLLTSTIVEEITFAIIVAILGLVLFSLLIGNMQTYLQSTTVRLEEWRIRRTDTEQWMRHRQLPHELKQNVRRYDQYRWIATRGVDEEAILKDLPVDLRRDIKRHLCLDLVRQVPLFDQMDEKTLDAICERLKPSLSTAGTCLVREGDPVNAMLFIIRGHLDSCTTNGGRTGFFNSCRIGPGEFCGEELLTWALDPRPGVVLPSSTRTVKAIAQVEAFALISDDLKFVAAQFRRLHSKQIRQTFRFHSPQWRTWAACFVQAAWFRYKRRKEALELKRMESFISASSSSPSSEDRSRSEESSGSGSTGMGLGVAYKGKLGGSVRSGSKRLGAEFDILSSLKKPVEPDFTDEDDRRRT from the exons ATGGCTTCTTGTACATCAAAATATGTAAG ATTTCTTGATGATCTTGAATTGCCAAAGTTCAAACTAGACAAAGAAAGTTATATATTCAAGCTTACCTCCATGATGGATAGGAAAATTGCACCCAAGCTCAGATCCAAGAAGCCTGAAAGCAACAACACAGGAAGAACTTTGCGAGTAAAAGAACTTTCAAGAGTATTTTCTGAGGATTATGAGGTAGTGGAGAAGTTGGTATTGGATCCACGAGGCCCGGTTGTGAGCAAATGGAACAAAGTTTTCTTAGTAGCATGTTTGGTCTCTCTGTTTGTTGATCCTTTGTTCTTTTACCTGCCAACTGTTAGGAAAAATTATTGCATTGGTATATCCTTACCCCTTGAAGCTTCTCTCACAGTCATTAGGTCACTAGTGGATGCATTCTACATCGTTCAGATTTCCATTCGGTTTAGAACAGCTTATGTTGCTCCTTCCTCTAGAGTATTTGGTAGAGGAGAGCTTGTTATTGACACTAGAAAGATTGCTTCAAGATATCTTCGCAAACATTTTTGGCTTGATCTTGTGGCTGCACTGCCCGTTCCACAG GTGATAATTTGGGCAGCATTACCATATCTGAGAGGTTCAAGAATGATTAATTCGAGAAATATTCTTAGGCTCACCATCATTTTACAGTATCTCCTGCGCCTTTATCTTATTTTTCCACTTTCATCTGAAATTGTCAAGGCCACCGGCCTTGTGACAGAAACAGCATGGGCTGGAGCAGCATATAATCTTATGCTCTACATGATGGCAAGCCAT GTTTTGGGGTCCTGTTGGTATCTCTTAGCATTAGAGCGCCAAGAACATTGTTGGACTCGTGTTTGTAATCTTGAGTATCCAATTTGCCGCAATTGGTATTTTGATTGCCGCATAGCGAATCACAATGAAAGAGTTGAATGGTTCAAGGCAAGCAATATCTCAAGGCATTGTGGCTCAGGTAGTCAATTATTTGAATTTGGTATCTATGGCGAAGCTTTAAAATTTAGAGTTTTGTCATTAGACTTCTTCAGCAAGTATTTCTATTGCCTTTGGTGGGGACTGAAAAATCTAAG CTCTCTAGGCCAGAATCTTCTTACAAGCACTATTGTTGAAGAAATTACTTTTGCCATTATCGTAGCCATTCTAGGATTGGTTCTCTTCTCATTGCTCATAGGGAATATGCAA ACATACCTTCAATCGACAACCGTGAGACTGGAAGAGTGGAGGATCAGGAGAACCGATACAGAGCAATGGATGCGTCACAGGCAGCTACCACACGAGCTAAAGCAGAATGTTCGGAGATACGATCAGTACCGGTGGATCGCAACCAGGGGAGTTGACGAAGAAGCCATTCTCAAAGACCTTCCCGTCGATCTCCGGCGAGATATCAAGCGCCACCTCTGTCTCGATCTAGTTCGACAA GTTCCGCTTTTCGATCAAATGGACGAGAAGACGCTTGACGCGATCTGTGAAAGGCTTAAACCCTCACTTAGTACCGCCGGAACTTGCCTGGTCCGAGAAGGCGATCCTGTCAACGCAATGCTCTTCATTATCCGAGGACATTTGGATTCGTGCACCACAAACGGTGGCCGTACCGGGTTCTTCAACTCGTGCCGGATCGGTCCCGGCGAGTTCTGCGGCGAGGAGCTACTAACTTGGGCGCTTGATCCTCGTCCCGGCGTGGTGCTCCCGTCGTCTACACGTACGGTCAAAGCCATTGCGCAAGTCGAGGCCTTTGCTCTGATCTCCGATGATCTGAAATTCGTGGCGGCTCAATTCCGGCGACTGCACAGCAAACAGATACGGCAAACGTTCAGGTTCCACTCCCCTCAGTGGCGAACATGGGCGGCTTGCTTCGTCCAAGCGGCGTGGTTTCGTTACAAGAGAAGGAAGGAAGCTTTGGAGCTGAAGAGGATGGAGAGTTTCATTTCAGCATCATCGTCGTCGCCTTCGTCGGAGGACAGATCCAGATCGGAGGAGAGTTCCGGCTCGGGAAGCACAGGAATGGGGTTGGGGGTTGCATATAAGGGAAAGCTAGGTGGAAGCGTTAGAAGCGGGAGTAAGAGGTTAGGGGCTGAGTTTGATATTCTCAGCTCGTTGAAAAAGCCAGTTGAGCCAGATTTTACAGATGAAGATGATAGAAGAAGAACTTAA